The proteins below come from a single Pseudochaenichthys georgianus chromosome 14, fPseGeo1.2, whole genome shotgun sequence genomic window:
- the LOC117458867 gene encoding rho GTPase-activating protein 24-like: MGLSCFKSWKHDSTGHKGNRDVLASPGSYFFLSNSAGQGDEWLKSLNKGVWIPFTGVFGQRLEETVLYERRYGVRLVPLVVEQCVNFIRARGLQEVGLFRQPGQSSLVKELQEAFDAGERPSFDSSTDVHTVASLLKLYLRQLPEPLVPHRRYQDFLLCAQKLATDGTLVLGELRSLLHELPVVNFNLLNFICQFLYEVQSYSSSNKMSGQNLATVFGPNILRAKAEDPQSIMGGAALVQVLMLELIREHESLFAKIPSLISARPPGGSHAPPSALRQPHLHPTPCLRQLSMPLIVERSREPGQSAADQQRSSCIDSAAAESDLSSGQKRRLGHRYTSSHPENCFYPLPSSSTSERHNIDYHQGHASTSLQLKEQLPESSEPRKVLLSWAKDWPKQEEAGAAYWSSDAAEEHGEVPGSSRGGDSEDQEESNLSAYDNMEGAPGMEEETNEPGGHIGPCEEEAGQIRGSSSSWSSCEVLPLDESSDAGEAVRPEASPKTPERLPSSQAAEKENGDNDDREDDNDDRDRDADVHHPTSLVSGSLLSESPLSTGSSEVFLPSGPPDHQEPDSQPGDVHSLLAELRDQMNRQKAEYQARMQRLERCNDVLERQLAILRVGLEQQKRSRSVAEIKIRNMDRAKVDADQRNKTLQKEMHVFFQMYGDVKRKGGGEGGKGAETL, from the exons ATGGGACTCAGCTGCTTCAAGTCCTGGAAACATGACAGCACAGGCCACaaag gtAACAGAGACGTGTTGGCCAGCCCAGGCTCGTATTTCTTCCTCTCTAACAGCGCCGGGCAGGGGGACGAGTGGCTGAAGAGCCTCAACAAGGGGGTCTGGATCCCTTTCACAG GGGTCTTCGGTCAGCGTCTGGAGGAGACGGTGCTGTATGAGCGACGTTATGGGGTGCGTTTGGTTCCTCTGGTGGTGGAGCAGTGTGTGAACTTCATCCGGGCGCGAGGCCTGCAGGAGGTGGGCTTGTTTCGTCAGCCGGGACAGTCGAGTCTGGTCAAAGAGCTGCAGGAGGCTTTCGATGCAGGGGAGAGACCTTCTTTTGACAG TAGCACAGACGTCCACACGGTGGCGTCCCTGCTGAAGCTCTACCTCAGGCAGCTGCCGGAGCCTCTGGTTCCTCACAGGCGATACCAGGACTTCCTGCTGTGCGCTCAGAAGCTGGCGACTGATGGAACGCTG GTTTTAGGGGAGTTGAGGAGTCTCCTTCATGAGCTGCCTGTAGTAAACTTCAACCTGCTCAACTTCATCTGCCA GTTTTTATACGAGGTCCAGAGTTATTCCAGCAGTAACAAGATGAGCGGTCAGAACTTGGCCACCGTGTTCGGGCCGAACATCCTCCGAGCCAAAGCTGAAGACCCACAAAGCATCATGGGAG GCGCAGCACTGGTCCAGGTTCTGATGTTGGAGCTCATCAGAGAACACGAGTCTCTGTTTGCCAAAATCCCTTCACTTATCTCCGCCCGCCCACCTGGAGGTTCTCATGCACCACCAAGCGCTCTGAGGCAGCCTCACCTCCACCCGACGCCTTGCCTCCGTCAGCTGTCGATGCCTCTGATCGTAGAGCGCTCCAGAGAACCAGGACAGTCTGCCGCAGACCAGCAACGCTCCAG CTGCATCGACTCTGCTGCTGCCGAATCCGACTTGTCCTCAGGCCAGAAGAGACGTCTCGGCCATCGATACACCTCCTCCCATCCGGAGAACTGCTTCTACCCCCTGCCCTCCTCCAGTACCTCCGAGAGACACAACATAGACTATCACCAGGGCCACGCTTCAACAAGCCTCCAGCTAAAAGAGCAGCTGCCGGAGAGCTCCGAGCCCAGAAAGGTGCTCTTGAGCTGGGCAAAAGACTGGCCTAAACAGGAAGAAGCTGGTGCTGCTTACTGGAGCTCTGATGCCGCAGAGGAACATGGTGAAGTGCCAGGATCCTCTCGCGGGGGCGACAGTGAGGACCAGGAAGAGAGCAACCTTTCTGCCTACGACAACATGGAAGGGGCGCCGGGGATGGAGGAGGAAACCAACGAACCAGGCGGCCATATTGGACCCTGTGAAGAGGAAGCTGGGCAGATTAGGGGCTCGTCCTCTTCGTGGTCTTCCTGCGAGGTGCTCCCGTTGGACGAGAGCAGTGACGCCGGGGAAGCGGTTCGCCCTGAAGCATCTCCAAAGACTCCCGAGAGGTTACCTTCAAGTCAGGCAGCAGAAAAGGAAAACGGCGACAATGACGATCGCGAAGACGACAATGATGATCGGGATAGAGATGCTGACGTCCACCACCCTACCTCCCTAGTCTCCGGTTCGTTACTGAGCGAGAGCCCTCTCAGTACGGGCAGCTCAGAGGTGTTCCTCCCCTCTGGACCCCCGGACCACCAGGAGCCGGACTCACAGCCTGGGGACGTTCACTCACTCCTGGCCGAGCTGCGCGATCAGATGAACCGGCAGAAGGCCGAGTACCAGGCCAGGATGCAGAG GTTGGAGCGCTGTAATGACGTCCTGGAGCGGCAGCTGGCGATACTGCGGGTCGGTCTGGAGCAGCAGAAGCGAAGTCGAAGCGTCGCCGAGATCAAGATCCGCAACATGGATCGAGCCAAAGTGGACGCTGACCAGAGAAACAAAACGCTGCAGAAAGAGATGCACGTCTTCTTCCAGATGTATGGAGACGTCAAAAGAAAAGGAGGAGGTGAAGGAGGAAAAGGAGCCGAGACTCTCTGA
- the LOC117458232 gene encoding putative monooxygenase p33MONOX isoform X2 yields the protein MFSHSPNGVQLKAIEGPGMGAMRLPIGMTRRALSYDDNLEAPMSTPPHDISINNLWRRPIIPERKFSRLAEEDEGAAVKQSSVAYSAPSRSPTVVKTKASSIMNSLITKQTQESVYRFEQRAGLTDTSYTPHKGLTAEETRHHHRMPESLQKLQIQSMEAREERQSASAQSTPSNTPQTSPKQQRRGWFGSTSSDVSSSNSSVDLVDSGVGGGGGGGGGGGGGAAAAAAAAAAGGGAGAVERWGVFGPRPMVQKSTPDPASDPAAGFALQAYRGAQKPSPMEVMKSQASRLADAPPPAMAPPKMEIPTVEGRRQGPQPHKLKPRDMNILMPSGF from the exons ATGTTCTCCCACTCACCTAACGGCGTGCAGCTGAAGG CCATCGAGGGCCCCGGGATGGGCGCTATGAGGCTTCCCATCGGGATGACCCGACGAGCCCTCAGCTACGACGATAACCTGGAGGCCCCCATGTCCACGCCCCCCCACGACATCAGCATCAACAACCTGTGGAGACGACCAATCATACCGGAGAGGAAGTTCTCCCGCCTGGCtgag GAGGATGAGGGTGCTGCAGTGAAACAGTCTTCAGTGGCGTACAGCGCCCCCTCCAGGTCTCCAACTGTAGTGAAAACCAAGGCGTCCTCCATCATGAACTCTCTCATCACCA AGCAGACCCAGGAGAGCGTGTACAGGTTTGAGCAGCGGGCCGGGCTCACGGACACTAGCTACACCCCCCACAAAGGCCTCACCGCTGAGGAGACCAGGCACCACCACCGCATGCCTGAATCCCTGCAG aaGCTGCAGATCCAGAGCATGGAGGCCAGAGAGGAGCGTCAGAGCGCCTCGGCTCAGTCCACTCCATCCAACACACCACAAACATCTCCAAAACAACAACGCAG gggctgGTTCGGCAGTACCAGTTCAGATGTAAGCTCCTCCAACAGCAGTGTGGACCTCGTAGATTCGGGggtgggaggaggaggaggaggaggaggaggaggaggaggaggagcagcagcagcagcagcagcagcagcagcagggggAGGAGCAGGAGCGGTTGAACGTTGGGGCGTGTTTGGCCCGCGGCCGATGGTCCAGAAGTCCACACCTGACCCGGCATCAGACCCTGCAG CTGGCTTTGCGCTGCAGGCGTATCGCGGCGCCCAGAAGCCGAGCCCCATGGAGGTGATGAAGTCTCAGGCCTCTCGGCTCGCTGACGCCCCCCCCCCGGCCATGGCCCCTCCCAAGATGGAGATCCCCACGGTGGAGGGCCGCCGGCAGGGGCCACAACCCCACAAGCTCAAACCCCGAGACATGAACATCCTGATGCCGTCCGGCTTCTGA
- the LOC117458232 gene encoding putative monooxygenase p33MONOX isoform X1, which translates to MSGSRDIPAIEGPGMGAMRLPIGMTRRALSYDDNLEAPMSTPPHDISINNLWRRPIIPERKFSRLAEEDEGAAVKQSSVAYSAPSRSPTVVKTKASSIMNSLITKQTQESVYRFEQRAGLTDTSYTPHKGLTAEETRHHHRMPESLQKLQIQSMEAREERQSASAQSTPSNTPQTSPKQQRRGWFGSTSSDVSSSNSSVDLVDSGVGGGGGGGGGGGGGAAAAAAAAAAGGGAGAVERWGVFGPRPMVQKSTPDPASDPAAGFALQAYRGAQKPSPMEVMKSQASRLADAPPPAMAPPKMEIPTVEGRRQGPQPHKLKPRDMNILMPSGF; encoded by the exons ATGTCTGGCTCGAGGGACATACCAG CCATCGAGGGCCCCGGGATGGGCGCTATGAGGCTTCCCATCGGGATGACCCGACGAGCCCTCAGCTACGACGATAACCTGGAGGCCCCCATGTCCACGCCCCCCCACGACATCAGCATCAACAACCTGTGGAGACGACCAATCATACCGGAGAGGAAGTTCTCCCGCCTGGCtgag GAGGATGAGGGTGCTGCAGTGAAACAGTCTTCAGTGGCGTACAGCGCCCCCTCCAGGTCTCCAACTGTAGTGAAAACCAAGGCGTCCTCCATCATGAACTCTCTCATCACCA AGCAGACCCAGGAGAGCGTGTACAGGTTTGAGCAGCGGGCCGGGCTCACGGACACTAGCTACACCCCCCACAAAGGCCTCACCGCTGAGGAGACCAGGCACCACCACCGCATGCCTGAATCCCTGCAG aaGCTGCAGATCCAGAGCATGGAGGCCAGAGAGGAGCGTCAGAGCGCCTCGGCTCAGTCCACTCCATCCAACACACCACAAACATCTCCAAAACAACAACGCAG gggctgGTTCGGCAGTACCAGTTCAGATGTAAGCTCCTCCAACAGCAGTGTGGACCTCGTAGATTCGGGggtgggaggaggaggaggaggaggaggaggaggaggaggaggagcagcagcagcagcagcagcagcagcagcagggggAGGAGCAGGAGCGGTTGAACGTTGGGGCGTGTTTGGCCCGCGGCCGATGGTCCAGAAGTCCACACCTGACCCGGCATCAGACCCTGCAG CTGGCTTTGCGCTGCAGGCGTATCGCGGCGCCCAGAAGCCGAGCCCCATGGAGGTGATGAAGTCTCAGGCCTCTCGGCTCGCTGACGCCCCCCCCCCGGCCATGGCCCCTCCCAAGATGGAGATCCCCACGGTGGAGGGCCGCCGGCAGGGGCCACAACCCCACAAGCTCAAACCCCGAGACATGAACATCCTGATGCCGTCCGGCTTCTGA